AAGGAAAATTGCTGGTACCCACCCGGGGAGCTGATTATAATGCTGCTGGTTTTGTGAAATTCCTGGATAGTGGACTAAAGGCATATTCTGAAAGATAATTTTAAAAGAACAGGCTGTTTTTTTCAGGTATGGAAGCTGCTATAAGCGGTAAAAATTGGACGAACAATAATCTGTTGATTCGAATAAGAAAAAAAACGAGTAACTCGCAATGAAAAAACTATTGACGATTGCTGTATTTCTTATAGCAGCAACATTTTACCTGCAGGGACAAAATGGAATGTCGCTTTTAAGGGTATCAGCCAATAAAAAGTTCCTGGCTGACGAAAAAGGCCATCCTGTATTCTGGCTGGGTGATACGGGCTGGCTGTTGTTTTCAAAAACCACCCGCGAGGAAGCTTCAAATTATCTTGACGATCGCAGCAAAAAAGGATTTAACGTGATCCAGGTGATGGTCATTCATGACTTGAAAGATAATGTCGATGTTTATGGCGATTCTGCACTGATCAATTGCCAGTTGAACAAGCCGAGAATTACTCCGGGCAAAACTTTTGGGCATGGTAAAGAATATGATTATTGGGATAATATGGATTTTGTAATTGATTTGGCCGCGAAAAAAGGATTATATATGGCTTTGGTTCCTATTTGGGGCGCAAACGTGAAAAGCGGGCATGTTTCCCGTCAGCAAGCCCATGATTTTGCTGCCTTTCTTGCCAAACGTTATAAAGATAGAAAAAATATCATCTGGATCAACGGGGGAGATGTTAAAGGTTCAGATTCTACGGAAATATGGAATATTATTGGCAATACTCTTCGTGCAAATGATTCCAATCATTTGATCACATTTCATCCTTTTGGCAGGCACACTTCTTCGCTTTGGTTTCATAATCAGCCCTGGCTTGATTTTAATATGTTCCAGAGCGGGCATCGGGCTTATGC
This sequence is a window from Bacteroidota bacterium. Protein-coding genes within it:
- a CDS encoding glycoside hydrolase family 140 protein — translated: MKKLLTIAVFLIAATFYLQGQNGMSLLRVSANKKFLADEKGHPVFWLGDTGWLLFSKTTREEASNYLDDRSKKGFNVIQVMVIHDLKDNVDVYGDSALINCQLNKPRITPGKTFGHGKEYDYWDNMDFVIDLAAKKGLYMALVPIWGANVKSGHVSRQQAHDFAAFLAKRYKDRKNIIWINGGDVKGSDSTEIWNIIGNTLRANDSNHLITFHPFGRHTSSLWFHNQPWLDFNMFQSGHRAYAQDTMPAEQHYGPDNWKYPGHDLALRPQKPTLDGEPSYEQIPYGLHDTLQPYWNENDVRRYAYWEVFAGGCGFTYGHNSVMQFYKPTDKGKAYGAKKYWFQAINDPGAGQMRYLKKLMLSRSYFDRIPDQSIIFGDPGWHYDYIAATRGPKYVYVYTYNGRPFKVNMGKIPGKTVKASWFNPRNGEITQIGPVRNEGIVEFKAPGVKKEGNDWVLILDQL